One Oryza brachyantha chromosome 3, ObraRS2, whole genome shotgun sequence DNA segment encodes these proteins:
- the LOC102706463 gene encoding denticleless protein homolog, translating to MATRPRSSPTFFGGLRARELSGARVPRAAAARLPYLADLSSDPGGRGSGVIAVEHDGDRAVPFAISFCKAKQISHLLAVADEEGYVGLYDTRRRLPSSSSSLEKSAETKTVDWVAHNNAIFDVCWIKEGSQLLTASGDQTVKIWSVENKKCLGVLSGHTGSVKSLSCHSSNPELIVTGSRDGSFALWDLRCDPKTPKGHREACLMSSVIVKQAHSPTQGNRTRCRAKAVSTSITSVLYLKDDISIATSGAADNIIKIWDTRNIKLSLINRSSQAQPLEGVKHGISCLSQDSYGAYIAASCMDHRIYLYSVLHMDKGPIKVYTGSKIESFFVKSAISPDGTHILGGSSDGNVYLWQVDQPESGPIILEGHEGEVTSVDWCASEIGKIATTSDDSKVRVWNTERRVSPKISSPTVIRKRITAPNTACRSASHELATTSRDVPCTSTDGELPTGARSPLQPRVLEFGTPESAKKRAFGLFQEDSLDMRKSPGAQMNSPSSVLSPPPSLKRRTIRDYFASSTS from the exons aTGGCGACGCGGCCGCGATCCTCCCCGACGTTCTTCGGCGGCCTCCGGGCCCGCGAGCTCAGCGGCGCGAGGGTGCCCCGCGCAGCCGCGGCGCGGCTCCCGTACCTCGCGGACCTCTCCTCCGACCCCGGGGGCCGCGGAAGCGGGGTCATCGCCGTcgagcacgacggcgaccgcgCCGTGCCTTTCGCCATCTCGTTCTGCAAG GCCAAGCAGATCTCTCACCTTCTGGCGGTAGCCGACGAGGAGGGGTACGTTGGTCTCTACGACACCCGCCGGCGCCTCCCATCCAGCTCGTCGTCCCTGGAGAAATCAG CGGAAACGAAGACGGTGGACTGGGTTGCCCACAACAATGCAATCTTTGATGTGTGCTGGATCAAG GAGGGATCCCAATTACTGACTGCATCAGGTGATCAGACT GTGAAGATATGGTCTGTGGAAAATAAGAAATGCCTTGGTGTTCTATCAGGGCACACCGGGAGTGTGAAGTCGTTGTCATGTCATTCTTCAAATCCAG AGCTCATTGTTACTGGTTCGAGGGATGGTTCTTTTGCCCTTTGGGATCTAAGATGTGACCCCAAAACCCCAAAAGGTCATCGTGAAGCTTGCCTCAT GTCATCCGTTATTGTCAAACAAGCACATAGTCCCACACAAGGAAACCGAACAAGGTGTAGAGCAAAG GCGGTTTCGACAAGCATCACATCTGTTCTTTATTTGAAGGATGATATCTCCATTGCTACTTCTGGAGCTGCAGACAA TATTATAAAGATATGGGATACACGGAACATTAAATTGTCTCTCATCAACAGAAGCTCTCAAGCACAACCATTG gagggggtgaaacatGGGATCTCTTGCTTGTCTCAAGACTCATATGGTGCCTATATTGCTGCGTCATGCATGGATCACAG GATCTATCTGTATAGTGTTCTTCATATGGATAAAGGCCCAATTAAGGTTTACACTGGCAGCAAAATCGAATCTTTCTTTGTGAAG TCTGCTATCAGTCCTGATGGAACTCACATTCTTGGTGGTTCGAGTGATGGCAATGTGTACTTATGGCAG GTAGATCAGCCTGAAAGTGGTCCTATAATTTTGGAAGGTCATGAAGGTGAAGTTACTTCAGTTGACTG GTGTGCATCAGAGATTGGGAAGATAGCAACAACATCTGATGATTCCAAG GTTCGCGTATGGAATACTGAGAGAAGGGTCTCCCCCAAAATAAGCTCCCCAACAGTCATCCGCAAGAGAATAACCGCACCAAACACCGCATGCCGGTCTGCTAGCCACGAGCTAGCTACAACTTCAAGAGATGTACCCTGCACCAGTACAGATGGTGAATTGCCAACTGGTGCACGCTCTCCCCTTCAGCCCAGAGTACTGGAGTTTGGCACACCGGAGTCGGCGAAAAAGAGAGCCTTTGGGTTGTTTCAGGAGGATTCCTTGGACATGAGGAAAAGCCCAGGTGCTCAAATGAACAGCCCATCTTCAGTTCTAAGCCCACCTCCTTCACTGAAGAGGAGAACAATTCGGGActactttgctagtagtaCATCTTGA
- the LOC102706182 gene encoding oleosin 18 kDa gives MADRDRAGQYYQQQRGQVGEAVKGILPDKAPSASQALTVATLFPLGGLLLVLSGLALAASVVGLAVATPVFLLFSPVLVPAALLIGLAVAGFLTSGALGLGGLSSLTCLANTARQAFQRTPDYVEQARRRMAEAAAQAGHKTAQAGHAVQGRAEQAAAGGAKASS, from the coding sequence ATGGCGGACCGTGACCGCGCCGGGCAGTACTACCAGCAGCAGCGAGGGCAGGTGGGGGAGGCGGTGAAGGGGATCCTGCCGGACAaggcgccgtcggcgtcgcagGCGCTGACGGTGGCGACGCTGTTCCCGCTCGGCgggctgctgctggtgctgtccgggctggcgctggcggcgtCCGTGGTggggctcgccgtcgccacgccgGTGTTCCTGCTCTTCAGCCCGGTGCTCGTCCCGGCCGCGCTGCTCATCGGGCTGGCCGTCGCCGGCTTCCTCACCTCCGGCGCGCTGGGCCTGGGTGGGCTGTCCTCGCTCACCTGCCTCGCCAACACGGCGCGCCAGGCGTTCCAGCGCACGCCCGACTACGTGGAGCAGGCCCGCCGCCGGatggccgaggccgccgcgcaGGCCGGCCACAAGACGGCGCAGGCCGGGCACGCCGTCCAGGGCAGGGCCGagcaggccgccgccggcggcgccaagGCCTCCTCGTGA